From Mya arenaria isolate MELC-2E11 chromosome 12, ASM2691426v1, the proteins below share one genomic window:
- the LOC128211457 gene encoding condensin complex subunit 3-like isoform X1 has product MLSHVTYQERKLQNRGVRSGKATMGDRTRIKEVFTQCQTGLQGHGKLMKTLSKVYEKTDFGEFWSEFSHCLKYAMVIFKREPAVERVIDFVAKFAPSLSKGGPIDGDEEDDETDSVGDNRLLQEMFDFLLSSHSARDRGVRFRCCQLINKLLTNLGEDAQIDDELYDRLYECMLDRLKDKCPVVRYHAVLAMARLQDPTDENCPVIRAYLFLLNCDPSHDVRRAVLTSIAPSTKTLSSVVGRTRDVKEMVRKTAYEVISEKIHIKALSIALRLQIVSEGLKDRSDLVRGACSGKLLQAWMRTFQGNFLDLLRSLDVEDSTDICLQVLDTLFKATTTHDLLERFDILNESLLIPEDQLTSESALYWRAVCKHFHAMGSEGDEYLEKVMPVVVDFCAFLQRYMDELKNIHDPEIQLGREFIIEQMLLITGLMDMADASSRKALETLLHNMLMAEHISHRLVKAVVSRVCELRGMAENMVDYFAEVVSEIREPITMVEKDIAEEQKRQINLKIAGIRVELNQLREDLDEAVRGQDFTRAAEIKGKIAQLDLEKNALLETSEPVREEIRAERNDPLTILKCQTIISEMLQLLKMNAVSPTLQMMIESQIVPGIQNEDAEVRNMAMRALGLCCYLSKDLLVTYIPLFMQASQIDVEGVRVTALQVLFDLLLLYGLDIVDASESSSTESTGEIGTVGEGSLSTERTSEDRNGTASKLVAIICSFLDGEVVELRTCAAEGLSKLLLSGRVVSSKILSHLILLWYNPLSEDDTHLRDCLGTFFPLYALASRSNQEVVEDAFLPTLKTLLRAPSTSPLADVNVNNVAELLVQLTNSKLITVNQNQQDISQSFVMQDNPGHDNLTETVCNEILSAPDSPNVRLWLRILNQMEVSPDNEVLLKDLRILAYKMVKTVKDRISLRGLEKFQATINSLASKFVSNDDDLENIEIEPVAPTDQTQDVADETADTTQTPKRKRVRGLYSQNMTLGLEMESELDTTAESPEPVDASCLMRTNSSVSESLTPSRPRPRSNTTTELAEEEVFTVPEAPEASKKKSTAKGINGIPEVNEEAGKSTDDDSEDEGAEPATKDKSPSRRGRATEKSGRNLSKKQGSPRKESKSKSPVKSGSSKSPEKVGRSKSPQKKQPEKRKASKSPDKTSPGKRIVSASPARQTQQKRKASQSPGRERKRMSKSPVNKGAKKTNSRSPEKRKLPKTPIKETSEKGSKSKSPRVERPLSPSKSPAKKAGESKKKPTSARSDKEEKNKGENKEDKSPKKKETQNTRKAAVKPVTIDTPSTARAKTVTVQIQANEKKAADRSLNATQSPRTSGRSTGKKSSGTETPEVAKGRSVATRAAVGTPGSATGKRSSARIVADTPEMPSPRKTRRAGIEESVAETPEPRTAKTATKTKATDKPSSVRRASARGVANSPAPSNGPSEGSKNAEKSTPRSSQASSTRSSQRSVPTPTPTSTRSAKRANAVASTPSSTPEASSSRHTTRRNQLSSQSSQGSQSDSSSDKSASMSVRMAKSKTSSTGDSSSSDSSKVTTKPKSAPNQKAPVERLFNKASSQTTDDEEDKIKRKARPSRRSANISVSMTMTPPSSARRTRASLSQSSVESPGTSGKVKDTGNVVNSSRSASRGQDSSATRRSTRGDGDASSQASSKIPSPGSSRSTRSEVSARAGSRSAVGKKVVAPSETRSSALRKAKNASKSGAK; this is encoded by the exons ATGTTAAGTCACGTGACGTACCAGGAGCGGAAACTTCAAAACAGGGGAGTCCGTTCAGGAAA GGCCACAATGGGCGACCGGACAAGGATAAAAGAGGTTTTTACTCAATGCCAAACAGGTCTTCAGGGCCATGGAAAGCTCATGAAGACTTTAAGCAAAGTTTATGAGAAG ACTGATTTTGGGGAATTTTGGTCTGAATTTTCCCACTGCTTGAAGTATGCCATGGTAATTTTCAAGAGAGAACCAGCGGTGGAGAGGGTGATTGACTTTGTTGCAAAGTTTGCCCCAAGTCTAAGCAAAGGTGGTCCAATAGACGGTGATGAAGAGGATGATGAAACAGACAGTGTCGGCGACAACCGCCTGCTTCAAGAAATGTTTGATTTTCTGCTCTCT TCCCACAGTGCACGTGACAGGGGTGTCAGATTCCGATGCTGCCAGCTGATAAACAAGCTGCTGACGAACCTGGGAGAGGACGCCCAAATAGATGATGAGCTTTACGATCGACTGTACGAGTGCATGCTAGACAGGCTGAAGGACAAGTGCCCTGTTGTTCGTTATCATGCTGTGCTCGCTATGGCTCGTCTGCAGGATCCAACTGATGAGAACTGTCCCGTCATAAGAG CATACCTGTTTCTACTCAACTGTGACCCAAGCCACGATGTACGCAGGGCTGTGTTGACATCAATAGCTCCATCCACTAAAACCCTCTCTAGTGTGGTGGGTAGAACACGCGATGTGAAGGAAATGGTCAGGAAAACTGCGTACGAGGTTATCTCTGAGAAAATCCACATAAAGGCTCTTTCCATTGCCCTGAGGCTGCAGATAGTTAGTGAGGGACTCAAAGACAGATCAG atCTTGTGCGTGGAGCCTGTTCAGGTAAGCTGCTGCAGGCTTGGATGCGGACATTCCAGGGGAATTTCCTCGATCTACTGCGAAGTCTGGATGTGGAAGATTCGACAGACATCTGCCTACAGGTACTGGACACGCTGTTCAAGGCTACGACAACCCACGACCTTCTGGAGAGATTCGATATTCTGAATGAGAG tctCCTGATCCCAGAAGACCAGCTGACAAGTGAGAGCGCCCTGTACTGGCGAGCAGTGTGTAAACACTTCCATGCGATGGGCAGTGAAGGGGACGAGTACTTGGAGAAAGTCATGCCTGTCGTTGTCGACTTTTGCGCATTCTTGCAGAG GTATATGGATGAGTTGAAGAACATCCATGACCCCGAGATCCAGCTTGGCCGCGAGTTCATCATAGAACAGATGTTACTGATCACTGGACTCATGGACATGGCTGATGCCTCATCAAG GAAAGCCCTGGAGactctgctgcacaacatgttAATGGCAGAGCACATTTCTCACCGGCTGGTTAAAGCTGTTGTCTCCCGTGTGTGTGAACTGAGAGGGATGGCCGAAAACATGGTGGACTACTTTGCTGAGGTGGTGTCGGAGATTCGTGAGCCAATCACCATGGTAGAGAAGGACATAGCTGAGGAACAGAAGAGACAGATTAACCTGAAG ATTGCTGGTATCCGGGTAGAACTGAACCAGCTACGAGAAGATTTGGACGAGGCTGTAAGGGGCCAGGACTTCACACGAGCAGCGGAAATAAAGGGGAAAATAGCACAGCTGGACCTGGAGAAAAATGCCTTGCTTGAGACCTCAGAGCCTGTCAGAGAAGAGATACGGGCTGAAAGG AATGACCCTCTCACCATCCTGAAGTGCCAGACCATAATATCAGAGATGCTACAACTGCTGAAAATGAATGCTGTAAGCCCGACCCTGCAGATGATGATCGAGTCTCAGATTGTGCCAGGGATTCAGAACGAGGATGCAGAGGTCCGCAACATGGCGATGCGGGCCCTCGGACTGTGTTGCTATCTGAGTAAAGACCTCCTCGTCACCTATATTCCACTCTTCATGCAG GCCTCCCAGATAGATGTAGAAGGGGTACGAGTGACCGCCCTTCAGGTTCTGTTTGACCTTCTCCTCCTGTATGGTCTCGACATCGTAGATGCCAGCGAATCCTCGTCCACTGAATCGACAGGGGAAATCGGCACCGTGGGGGAGGGATCATTGTCGACTGAGAGGACATCAGAGGATAGGAACGGCACAGCTAGCAAACTTGTCGCTATCATATGTTCCTTCCTTGATGGAGAG GTAGTAGAACTAAGAACATGTGCAGCAGAAGGCTTGTCCAAGCTTCTACTGTCTGGGCGAGTGGTCTCCTCCAAGATTCTTTCTCACCTGATTTTACTGTGGTACAACCCACTATCAGAGGATGACACTCATCTACGAGACTGCCTTGGGACGTTCTTTCCACTGTATGCACTGGCATCAAG GTCTAACCAAGAGGTAGTGGAGGATGCCTTTCTGCCTACCCTGAAGACACTTCTCCGAGCCCCCAGCACGAGTCCGCTTGCCGATGTGAACGTGAATAACGTGGCTGAACTTCTCGTGCAGTTGACTAACTCCAAACTGATCACTGTGAATCAGAACCAGCAGGATATTAGTCAG tCATTTGTTATGCAG GACAACCCAGGGCATGATAACCTGACTGAGACCGTGTGTAATGAGATTCTGTCCGCCCCTGACTCCCCGAACGTTCGACTGTGGCTGCGCATTCTCAATCAGATGGAAGTGTCTCCGGATAATGAAGTTCTGTTGAAAGATCTGCGGATTTTGGCATACAAGATGGTGAAG ACTGTGAAGGATCGCATCTCCCTACGAGGACTGGAGAAGTTTCAAGCGACCATTAACAGCCTGGCCAGCAAATTTGTTAGCAACGATGACGACCTGGAAAATATTGAGATTGAGCCAGTTGCACCAACTGACCAGACACAAG atGTAGCGGATGAAACTGCAGATACCACTCAGACTCCAAAGAGAAAAA GAGTGAGAGGACTGTACTCGCAGAACATGACACTCGGCCTAGAGATGGAGTCGGAACTAGACACAACAGCTGAATCCCCCGAGCCTGTGGATGCCTCGTGTCTTATGAGAACTAACTCTAGTGTGTCAGAAAGTTTGACCCCGTCTAGGCCACGGCCTCGCTCTAACACGACCACAGAACTTGCGGAGGAAGAGGTGTTTACTGTGCCGGAAG cTCCAGAAGCATCTAAAAAGAAATCAACAGCAAAGGGCATCAATGGAATTCCTGAAGTCAATGAAGAGGCTGGGAAATCAACTGATGATGACAGCGAAGATGAGGGTGCTGAACCTGCTACTAAAGACAAGTCGCCAAGCAGAAGAGGGAGAGCTACAGAAAAATCTGGAAGAAACTTGTCAAAGAAGCAAGGATCACCCAGAAAAGAAAGCAAAAGTAAGTCACCAGTGAAATCTGGTTCCAGCAAATCACCAGAGAAAGTGGGAAGAAGCAAATCCCCTCAAAAGAAGCAGCCGGAAAAACGTAAAGCTTCAAAGTCGCCAGACAAAACTTCACCAGGAAAACGTATTGTGTCTGCATCACCTGCAAGACAAACACAGCAGAAAAGGAAAGCCTCCCAGTCACCTGGCAGAGAGAGGAAAAGAATGTCAAAGTCTCCTGTTAACAAAGGGGCAAAGAAAACCAATTCGAGGAGTCCTGAAAAGAGGAAACTGCCAAAAACTCCCATCAAGGAAACTTCAGAAAAAGGCAGCAAGAGTAAATCCCCTCGTGTGGAAAGGCCTTTATCTCCAAGCAAATCACCAGCTAAAAAAGCTGGGGAAAGCAAGAAGAAACCCACATCAGCCAGAAGTGATAAGGAAGAGAAGAATAAAGGTGAAAACAAGGAAGATAAGTCACCTAAAAAGAAGGAGACACAGAATACCCGAAAGGCAGCTGTGAAGCCAGTTACTATTGATACACCAAGCACTGCTAGGGCTAAAACAGTGACGGTACAGATACAAGCCAATGAGAAAAAAGCTGCTGACAGATCTTTGAATGCAACACAGTCACCTAGGACTTCAGGAAGATCGACTGGCAAAAAGTCCTCTGGTACTGAAACTCCAGAAGTTGCTAAAGGAAGAAGTGTGGCTACCCGAGCTGCGGTTGGAACTCCTGGATCAGCTACAGGGAAACGATCATCTGCTAGGATTGTGGCTGATACACCTGAAATGCCTTCTCCGAGAAAAACACGCAGAGCGGGAATTGAGGAATCTGTGGCAGAGACGCCAGAACCTCGGACTGCCAAGACAG CTACAAAGACTAAGGCTACTGATAAGCCCAGCTCAGTGCGGCGAGCGTCCGCAAGGGGAGTTGCTAACAGCCCCGCCCCCTCAAATGGTCCATCAGAAGGCAGCAAGAATGCAGAAAAGTCCACCCCTAGGTCATCTCAG GCATCTAGCACACGGTCGTCTCAGAGGTCAGTGCCAACGCCAACTCCGACATCTACAAGATCTGCAAAGAGAGCAAATGCCGTAGCATCAACGCCATCCTCAACACCTGAGGCTTCTTCAAGCAGGCATACAACAAGACGTAATCAACTATCAAGCCAGAGTTCTCAGGGTTCGCAGTCCGACTCTTCATCTGATAAATCTGCGTCAATGTCAGTCCGTATGGCGAAAAGCAAAACATCTAGCACTGGGGATTCCAGTTCGTCAGATTCTAGCAAAGTCACTACAAAGCCTAAATCAG CCCCAAACCAAAAAGCCCCGGTGGAGCGTCTCTTCAATAAAGCCTCGTCCCAGACAACTGATGATGAAGAAGATAAAATCAAGCGCAAGGCCAGACCTTCTCGCCGTAGTGCAAaca TTTCAGTCTCCATGACAATGACACCACCATCCTCTGCACGTAGAACTCGGGCCTCGCTGTCACAGAGTTCTGTAGAATCTCCTGGCACTTCAGgcaaggtcaaggacacaggAAATGTAGTGAATAGTTCAAGGTCTGCTAGCAGAGGTCAGGATAGTTCAGCCACTCGCAGAAGTACTAGAG GTGATGGTGATGCAAGCTCCCAGGCTAGTTCCAAAATCCCAAGCCCAGGCAGTTCTCGATCCACAAGGTCAGAGGTCAGTGCAAGGGCAGGGTCAAGGTCAGCTGTTGGCAAGAAGGTGGTCGCTCCGTCTGAGACAAGATCTTCAGCTCTGAGAAAGGCAAAAAATGCAAG TAAATCTGGTGCCAAGTAG